In one Roseburia intestinalis L1-82 genomic region, the following are encoded:
- a CDS encoding YceD family protein: MIIDISDILSCENKEETKQVQIELTSFISKLGEFPIISAAPIELRIANRENKRLLIQGDVDLRVSIPCSRCLEEVPTDIHFSIDKDIKLEDSVVHDEDVEDNDYLIGFNLDIDRLIYGEILVNWPMKVLCRDDCKGICKVCGMNLNKGECNCQRTELDPRMAAIQDVFNKFKEV, from the coding sequence GTGATTATAGATATTTCAGACATTTTATCTTGTGAAAACAAGGAAGAAACAAAGCAGGTTCAGATTGAACTTACGTCTTTTATATCAAAGTTAGGGGAATTTCCTATTATCAGTGCAGCACCGATAGAACTGCGTATCGCAAACCGGGAGAACAAGCGGCTGCTTATCCAGGGTGATGTTGATCTGCGAGTGTCGATTCCGTGCAGCCGTTGTCTGGAGGAAGTTCCGACAGATATCCACTTTTCGATTGACAAGGATATCAAATTAGAAGATTCTGTTGTTCATGACGAAGATGTGGAAGATAATGACTACCTGATTGGATTTAATCTGGATATAGATAGACTTATCTATGGAGAGATTTTGGTGAACTGGCCGATGAAAGTTCTGTGCAGGGATGATTGCAAAGGAATTTGCAAGGTGTGCGGAATGAACCTGAACAAAGGGGAATGCAACTGCCAGAGAACAGAACTGGATCCAAGAATGGCAGCAATCC
- a CDS encoding acetate kinase, whose translation MNVLVVNCGSSSLKYQLIDSDSEAVLAKGLCERIGIDGRLVYQKTGLDKEITEAAMPTHKQAIQMVLDALVNEKTGAIKSLSEIDAVGHRVVHGGEKFASSTVLTPEVLKAIEECNDLAPLHNPANLIGIDACKELMPDVPMVGVFDTAFHQTMPKKAFLYGLPYEYYEKYKVRRYGFHGTSHSFVSKRTAEFLGMDLKNSKIIVAHLGNGASISAVLNGECVDTSMGLTPLEGLVMGTRSGDIDPAIMEFIAKKENLDIEGVMNVLNKKSGVQGLSKLSSDFRDLEAAANEGNELAIGAIDVFCYRVAKYIGAYVAAMNGVDAIAFTAGIGENTTIVRAKVLEYLGYLGITVDAQANEVHGEEKVISTADSKVKVCVIPTNEELAIARETVALVK comes from the coding sequence ATGAACGTTTTAGTAGTAAACTGCGGAAGTTCTTCACTGAAATATCAGCTCATCGATTCTGACAGTGAAGCAGTATTAGCAAAAGGACTTTGCGAGAGAATCGGTATTGACGGAAGACTGGTATACCAGAAGACCGGATTAGACAAAGAGATCACAGAAGCAGCAATGCCGACGCACAAACAGGCAATCCAGATGGTACTTGATGCACTGGTAAATGAGAAAACAGGTGCAATCAAGAGTCTTTCCGAGATCGATGCAGTTGGTCACCGTGTTGTACATGGTGGAGAGAAGTTTGCTTCTTCTACCGTTTTAACACCGGAAGTATTAAAAGCAATCGAAGAGTGCAATGACCTTGCACCACTTCACAACCCGGCAAACCTGATCGGTATCGATGCATGTAAAGAACTGATGCCAGACGTACCGATGGTAGGTGTATTTGATACAGCATTCCATCAGACAATGCCAAAGAAAGCATTCCTTTATGGTCTTCCATACGAATACTATGAAAAGTACAAAGTAAGAAGATATGGCTTCCATGGAACCAGCCACAGTTTTGTATCAAAACGTACTGCTGAATTCCTTGGAATGGATCTGAAAAATTCTAAGATCATTGTGGCTCATCTTGGAAATGGTGCTTCTATCAGTGCCGTATTAAATGGTGAGTGTGTAGATACATCCATGGGTCTTACACCTTTAGAGGGACTTGTTATGGGAACACGTTCCGGCGATATTGATCCGGCAATCATGGAGTTCATTGCAAAGAAAGAGAACTTAGATATCGAAGGTGTCATGAATGTTTTGAATAAAAAGTCAGGTGTACAGGGATTATCAAAATTATCAAGTGATTTCCGTGATCTTGAGGCTGCAGCCAATGAAGGAAATGAGCTTGCAATCGGTGCTATCGACGTATTCTGCTACCGTGTTGCAAAATATATCGGTGCATATGTGGCAGCAATGAATGGTGTGGATGCGATTGCATTTACTGCAGGTATCGGAGAAAATACAACGATCGTCAGAGCAAAGGTACTTGAGTATCTTGGATATCTTGGAATTACAGTAGATGCACAGGCAAACGAAGTACACGGAGAGGAAAAAGTGATCTCAACAGCAGATTCCAAAGTAAAAGTCTGTGTGATCCCGACCAACGAGGAGCTTGCAATCGCAAGAGAGACGGTTGCACTTGTAAAATAG
- a CDS encoding nucleotidyltransferase, with product MKTIGIIAEYNPFHNGHAYQIAELKRKTNADFVVIAMSGDFVQRGAPAIIDKYCRAEMALLCGADLVIELPAVWAVSSAEDFAMAGVTLFDKMGCIDGICFGAESDQLPLLKSIAGVLAEEPDIYRSALSSYLKKGLAFPAARAAALSDYFKSTGMNFLISILDTPNNILAVEYLKALKRRNSAMTPILIPRAGSGYHDTTINTPTASASAIRAAVSNVTPSDNHTFHFSSADYGSQSIHSSRPHLSEIASSMPEPAFALFQKEITSGRLMDADDFSSILGYRILSCIKKELENIYDMTPEIANRIIKNRYHFSSFTQFCAQNKSRDITYTRMNRILLHLILQMTQTDVKQYKETDYIPYLRILGFRKDASALLSALKKSAKVPVISKLSSALRTLDGTANQMLKQDIFSSELYEQQKTGKTKNRFSCPECSKEIIRV from the coding sequence ATGAAAACAATCGGAATCATTGCAGAATACAACCCTTTCCACAACGGACATGCCTACCAGATTGCAGAGTTAAAACGAAAAACAAATGCTGATTTTGTCGTCATCGCCATGAGCGGTGACTTTGTCCAGAGAGGAGCCCCTGCCATCATCGATAAATATTGCAGGGCAGAAATGGCGCTTTTATGTGGTGCGGATCTTGTCATCGAACTCCCGGCTGTCTGGGCAGTCTCCTCCGCGGAGGATTTTGCCATGGCAGGTGTTACCCTGTTTGATAAAATGGGCTGTATCGACGGGATATGCTTTGGAGCAGAATCCGACCAGCTCCCCCTGCTTAAGAGCATTGCCGGTGTTCTTGCAGAAGAACCGGACATTTACAGATCTGCGCTTTCTTCTTATTTAAAAAAGGGACTGGCATTTCCGGCTGCAAGAGCTGCTGCGCTTTCTGATTATTTTAAGAGCACCGGAATGAATTTCCTCATTTCCATATTAGATACTCCGAATAACATCCTCGCGGTCGAATATTTAAAGGCACTGAAACGGCGTAATTCTGCCATGACTCCAATCCTGATCCCGCGGGCGGGGAGCGGATATCATGATACCACGATCAACACACCGACAGCTTCTGCCTCCGCCATCCGCGCGGCAGTTTCTAATGTTACACCATCGGATAATCATACTTTCCATTTTTCATCTGCAGATTACGGTTCACAGAGTATTCATTCCAGCCGGCCACATCTTTCGGAAATTGCATCTTCGATGCCGGAACCGGCTTTTGCACTGTTTCAAAAGGAGATCACATCCGGCAGACTTATGGATGCTGATGACTTTTCCTCCATTCTTGGCTACCGGATCTTATCGTGCATCAAAAAGGAATTAGAAAATATCTATGATATGACACCGGAGATTGCAAACCGCATAATAAAGAACAGATATCATTTTTCCTCTTTCACACAGTTTTGTGCACAAAACAAGAGCCGCGATATCACCTACACACGCATGAACCGGATCCTTCTGCATCTGATCCTTCAGATGACCCAGACGGATGTGAAGCAATATAAGGAGACTGATTACATCCCTTACCTGCGAATCCTCGGTTTCCGCAAAGATGCTTCCGCCCTGCTTTCTGCCTTAAAAAAATCCGCAAAAGTACCTGTCATCTCTAAGCTCTCCTCTGCCCTGCGCACACTTGACGGAACTGCAAACCAGATGCTGAAACAGGATATTTTTTCTTCTGAGCTCTACGAACAGCAAAAAACAGGAAAAACGAAAAATCGTTTTTCCTGTCCTGAATGCAGCAAAGAAATCATCCGTGTCTGA